A segment of the Haemorhous mexicanus isolate bHaeMex1 chromosome 3, bHaeMex1.pri, whole genome shotgun sequence genome:
GCTGCACACCGGGACTCCGGATAAAGGCGGATCAGATATTCAGACCTGGAGACAGAGCGTTCTTACCCAAacccgaaaaaaaaaaaaaaaaaaaaaagttgttaaTAAACGATCCCCTCCTCCCGTTTATTTTAATAGTAAGGAGATGGACCTTCTTCCCGAGTAAGGAGACGCCTCCTCGATGCATGGAAGGGAAGCTTTGAACGCCGCTCCCCGCAGCAAAATAGGAAGAAGGTTATCCCGCAGCCCAGCTCCGACGTTTATGTATTTTTTCCAAATCCCAGAGCTACTCTCCTTCAGACAAAACCCTCACCTTTTCCTTGTGTACTGAAGCACTGAAAGTTCCCTTCAGTATATTTTTCTTGGCTGCCTGAGCCTCAGCGTTTTGATTCACTAAGCAGAAGAGCTCTGCAGTTAGGGCCAGTGCCCAGTGTTTTCATCGCCACCCCCCTACATTATTTGTCATGCTCAAGTGAGAGTTTGTTCAAGGCAAAAGCTTGCTCGCTCATACTGGGCTGCATTTGTTTCTCCTAAAGAAGGCAAGAGATTTTGTTTCCGGGTCTGGTAACAGGAGCCCTAGTGCCTTGCAAAAACATTGTTGGGCAGGCAGGGGCACTCCCAAGGCTTTTGGTTCCGGGGCTGTAGCAGCCCCTCTCAAACACATTGAGATGTTGGTTAGGCCCAAACTGCTGTACCATGTCTCGGGAGAAGAGGCAAAAGAGCTTTCTCCAGGGTAGATCACAAAAATTTGCCAAGTGGGCGACTTCTCCCGTGTAGATCGCATCGAGTGTCTCCAAAAATGGCTTCTATTATCCAAAGGAAAATGCAGCCACCCAGCCTTGTAGATGACAGTCCTGATTACCCCCAAGAGCCTGGAAGGGCTCGCAGATGGAAGGTGTTCAACCAGCAAGGTCTGGCATACGGTCTCCTATTCATAGGAAAGGCTTTTCATCCTATAAACTTGCTACCTGTCCCCAGAAAAGTGGGGAAATTTGTGCCACATATCCAGTAGCCTGTCGGGATGCTCTCTCATCGCATCCATCAGTATTTCCCCGTCAGAGTGACGAGCTGCGCCTTGTCAGGAAGGACAGAATTGTTTTCTGTCTCAAATGATCTATTTCTCTCATGGCTCTCTTCAGCACAGCCTCATATCCGTGAACGCTCATATGATAaaatacagcaggaaaaaaaccctctgccCTAGTACATGTGAATATTCAGCACGCTGCTATCTAAAGGACTGACTCCATTTACATTTGCCGCAAATGCTGAATACATTGTGTAATTTGGTAAGATTATATTTCGAGGTCAAACACTGCATACATGTATATTACATATACACATACGTAAGTATAGATGGATGTGTATGGGCATATAGGTATGTGTGTGCCTATatgagacagacagacaaattGTCCAAGCTATAAGGCATCTGCTGTGCAGTTTGTCTGCCACATTCTGGCCTCAGTCCGAGGGTAACCAGGGGAAGTTTCATGGATAAAACCTGCCGGAACCGAACTGTCTTTTTATTTATGCCCCAAAACCCATGTGGGTACCCCAGGAACAGCCAACCCTGAGATGAGATATGTCCCATGTAACCTAATGCTAGTGAATCATAACTAATCTGTTTAAAACCAGGGATTAGTCACGTCAGTTTCGGCATATTCCTCTATCGGGAAATTTTTTTGTGCGTGGAAAATTGGAGGGATTTGGGCTAATTTTCCAAACATCAGTACTAAGGCAAGTACGGTCTGATAAAATGAGTCTTAACATGTTCGGGGTTTCAGGTTGCATTACACACGTCCCATCATAGGGGCTTTGAGCTGTGTGCATCCTTAATGCCAGATTGACCTGCAGAATTTCTTTCTTAGTGCATGATTTCTGTTTCTAGCCATCTTTAAGTGGCTTCAGCGACTCGTTGTCTCTTAATTCATCCATATATAAGTGATCCTTACTGAAACGTACATGAGTTTTCACAGATCCCACTCTCTCAAAGGGCCTTTCTCACCGTGTCAGCTCTTCATTTACTTTCCCTGATCGAATTCTGCCTCCTCTGTGCAATATGACCTTTTATTAATCACGTAAACCCCATCCTGTTTTCATACTGCCTCTTTAAATATTCCCCATCTTGGCTTTactctttctcattttttctttctccagcgGGCAAAGCCTTAAGGCTTTATTTCAGTTTCGAGGCTATGTTTTATTAACCCAGACcttgttttccttcccaaacTTATTTCTAtctataaaaatacaaaataattaactatccaattaatttattttttgccatATTGCACCACTGTGTGTGTTATTTTACAGGgagcagagatttttttgtAGCTCTAGAAAGCAGTGGTTCCTCTACTTGCaaagtgtttattttcaaagattTAAAATCCATAACTAAAATTATTAGATGCCTTTCAGCGGAAATAACAGGATCCTCTATTGACACCCTAATGCACGTAAGGCCACAGCACAGGCATCAGCCGCATCATCTCGGCTGCTAAAAAATCACCCCTAAGTGCAGAAGCGGGGGAAACATAAACGCGAATATACCACATTGTCTTCTATTAAATATTGCAGCCCGCTGCACCCCAGCATAACCAGAAAGCTGGATTTACGGCCGCGGCTAAGGGAGAGCTTTTTTCAGAGACCGAACTTCCCCATTGCTGACATCCATATATTCCCTTCTATAGACTTTTAACGGGACCtcagagaaatgtgcttttagCGGACACTCGCGAACGCACAGAGGCGCTAATCCAGACCCAGATTACATCAAATTAGGACACTGCCCGCGCAATACTCCCACTGATTGAAATTTCAGCCAGCATCTGAAACCTGGACGCGATCTTTGCTGATCTACACATTTTTCTATGCCGCTTGAAGTCAAATCGTTTTCTCGGTTTatttttcacaagaaaataattccaaagaagatttaaaaagaTCAAAAATGAAGGTATAAAGCTGTTTGCAAGTTCTGAGAACATTTTAAGCACATAACACATTTGGCTTCTGGCAAAGACGGACAGCGAGGGTGCGAGCTGCAAGAGTCCTGAGCTTTTTTAATGGGGCAAACTGGCAAGCAACCTGCCTGTCTCTTTGCttacaggaaaggaaatttttaaaaaagaaacaaaaagaagaaaaatcccttTCCCAGCATCCCGCAGGCGCCGGAAAGGCTTTTGCAGCCCAGTGTCCGTGCTGGACCCCGGAGGGAGGTCTGGCCACCCTCAGTTTGCCCACCCGTCCTCGGGACAaggtggggggagagggggcGGCTTTTTGCCGGGACAGGCGGACACCGGGGCAGAAAAGCCCGCAGCCCGCACGGCCGTGCCCTCGGGGAGCAGGTGGGCGACCTCTCCGCTTCCCTCAGGGCCCGCACCTCCCGTCCTTCCCCGTGCCCTTGGCTCTCCGCTCCCGCAGGGCGACTTCGGCTGCCCGTGGCATTCAGCGCTTCCCCGGACCGGGCCGGCAAGGGCCCCGACGTGCGGGGGCCAAGCCGGGCAGGGTGGCGGGGCTCTGGCCAGCCGACACCGCCGTCCCCAGCGTCCCCTCCAGGACGCCCGCTCTGCTCCGCTCAGGACTGAGCCCGAAAACATCCCGCGGGGGAGTGAAGCAGCCATACGCCAAGCTAGATTtctaaattttattataaaataaaagcagaaatatttcccaAAGAATGTATTCACATAATATAAACAATAAACAAAACTAAGGTGAGTGACTTGCGGTTGATACTGTCATTTAGGTCTAAACTTCAGCAGcaattcctgttttctttttaaagcccGCTCCAGCCCGCGTCACACACCGAGGGGAAAATCTACCTCTGCCTTCCTTCGGGCGGGAGCCGGGCCATCATTTCCTTTCCCACACAGCAAATGGCGAAAGCACCACATGGACAAGGCCAAAGAAGCTGTCTCTCTGCATAGCATCAGCTACAAGAAGGTTACAGAGTCTGCCTAGAGCGCGTGTTGCTGCTATATCTCGACTACAACTTTTGTATTCTTAGTTGAAATTGTACATCGTACACCTGCCACGGATACATAGCTACAATAGAATAACGGGAGTGATGTGTAACTTTCAAACAGGCATGGCAAGAGCAGCCTTGCATTCCCCTttcttccccacccccccaaaaaaaataaaaatattacgATGTGCCTCTTCCCACACAGACCGGCCCGATCGAGTGACAGCACTGAGAGATTTGTGAAGTTAAGGCTGGAATGAGCTGCTACACCGATCAGCCTTACGGCCTGCCGTGAAAATCACGGCTCCTGTCCAACAGTCCTTACACGCCTGAAAACGCCTGTAAGCAACCCTTAAGGCTTTTCACAATATCAGCTACCCACAGCGGAGTCCACTACCTTGCaaacctgcagccagcctgctgcTAAAGGGCACAACACTTCCACTAAGGTGTTTGTCATTGCTTTCAAAGTCCCTGGTaagattaaaggaaaaaaaaaaaaggaaaaattgaggAAAGGAGGGCTGGCGCGAAGGAGTGAGCGTGTACACGGTTTTAAGAGCCCAGATCGACCAAGTTAGATGACATGGGGTTGAGAATGGAGTCCTGCAAGCTGTGGTGGTGCATGGGGTCAGCGCTGGGCACGGGGATGGCGCTGGGGCCCTGGGGATGGCCCAGGCcgtgcaggggctgcagcccggggttggagctgagcagcagagcgGGGCTGGAGGAGGTGTGATCCGGGGTCCCTGACGGCGTCTTCTCGTCCTCTGAGCTCCCCAAAACTGTCTTATTGCCGTTCATTGACGCCGAGAGCGGGTTGTGGCTGTTGGAGTTGGAATTCTCGTTGTTTTCCCTATAGGAAACACaaaagagggagggaaatcACCATGCGGCCGTCGCTCCGGGGTGCGCACCGCGGGAGCGGGGGCGGCAGGGAGCTGACTCCGGGGAGCAGCCAGCGGAGGGGAGTGCAAAAACTGTAGGTTAAAAAACTCTGCCAACCTCCAAGGCCTCTTCATCTGGCACTTAGGTCTAAGGTCCGCTGAGCTTGTAAACAGTCTCCCACCAGCCCAGCGGAAAGTGTCACTTTGCCAAACCGTAATTTTCTGTGTCCAAAGAGTTTGCACAGCGTGAGGAGGGGGgcggaagggaagggaggaagactttatttaaaaaaaaccaaaccgaacaaacaaaaatactttttaactTTAAAACTACTCTAGGAGCTGAAGAGATGTTCAGCCATGATTTCTCCTGAGGAGACCAAAACCCGGCGAGCTGCAAGCAGGATGGCTTCGTGCAGCCCCGGGCTCACATCAGGAGAGAAAGTCTTTTGCTTAAGTAACTGGacatggttttttttcccccctcgcCCTGAGCTTCAAGCTCAAAACATAGCCCAATATGGACGATGAGGAAAGCGAACAGAGTTAACCCGCTGCTTTCCTCTCGGAAAATGCTCCGCAAGCCCGCCGCTGCTCCACCGTCCCCTCCCGGAGCGGCGTGGGCGCAGCCGGGACGGCCTTCGCACGGCTCCGCGGCGCGGGCAGCCGGCACCCCCGGTGCGCCTGCCGACAAAGGCTCGGAAAGGCAGGACATAGTTTCGAAATTCATCACCGGGTGAATACCAAGAAATCGCTGGAGGCGGGCCAAGCCCTTGcagatatatctatatatttatatatctatatatgaGCGCTTTTTCTTTCGTTAATGTGAGTGACAAGAAGGGGTCGGGGTTGCCGTCTAGGCAAGGCTTACGCGGCCTGCACAGCCCTTGTAGAAATACTTTAGACACCGTTCTCTCTGAACTACTGAAGGCAGAGCAAGCCTATTTAAAAGCTTCTGCGGAAGTTTTGTAACACGCTCTCTGGCAGAGGGGCCCTATCCTGCAGGATTTGGTCAAGAGAAGTCAAGCTATTGCACTGACGGGTTTTCCTCACTAAGGGCTGCATGATGTGGCTGGAGACACTTAgtgccaaaaaaataaaaatagacaaGAAAGCTCTGTTTGAACAGGTTTCCTTGAGTGGATGGCAATCCCATGAACTGTCTGTTTTCCAACGCCTGGAGTGTAATATTAGGTTGAGTGTATTTTTCAATGtcaaaaatataatttgtcTCTGGAGACCTTTAAAATTTGATTCctcgggaaaaaaaaaaaggaatggaatAAGTGTAACCTTCATTTCCTTTGGATATTTGAAGGTGAGTCCCTGCTATCAGCAATAAAAAGGATCTCTAACATCTCGTAAAACCAACACTTGTGAGGatttgaaggaaaattaaagcGCTAGCACAATTTCGGGAAATGAATAGAGCAAATCTGTGCCCGAATCTTCCGGGCTGCACAGCAGGGCGGCCGCGGCGCTGCCCGTTTCCAAAACACGGTTGGCAGAAACCAAAGATAGAAAGAATTCTCCTCGAAGGCACGGATCTACAGGATTCTGATCCGCAAATTGACCGCGCAGATCATTCAATCATACGATTGCCTGTACGGACCGGGCAGTTCAATGAGCAGTAAGAGGACCCTTTTTGCTTCTTCGAACCGCCTTCCTAAGGCACAGGGACTGCTGACAGAAAAATCACCCCGAATAGCCAGGGATGTAAGCATTAACCTCTTCCCGGCGATTAATGGTCCCTTCACTCCACTTAACGTGAAAAACACAGAAGCAGAATCATATTAGGCCTAAGAACACACACCTATTGACGTGCGTTCATGAGCACCTTGCTGGGCAGCGAATAAGAACTGCAAGGTCATGAGCGAGGCAGGAAGTTGCTCCACTCAGTCCTTGTCCAGGTCTCCTGCCGCACGCCAGGAGCCCAGGACAGAGGACGTTTTTGCTACCAACACTCAGACCCACGCGTTGCCGGCTGCCCCCCGGCTGCCCCTTTCTGCCCCGGGGTAACCCTCACGGACACGCTCTGAGCTGTGCGGGGCGCGGAGCCctcgggccccgccgccgccgccggcctCTCCCGACGGGCCGCGAACCCGCACGAGCACCTCCGGCCACGGCTCCTGGCCGGGCTCCACGCCGAGTTGCGGCGGAGAAGAGGCGGCAGCACTGCTTAGCCAGGATTCGCCGCAGGCCGCGTGAAGCGTCCCTGgcagccggggctgccccggggccgccgcgcCGGCTGTGAGGGGAGCGGGGAGTCGGCGGGGAACGGGTCTCGGCCGCCTCTCCAGGGGCTACGTTTGGTGCACAGACGCCTTCCCCGAGCCCCCAGTTCACTGGCCTGTGCTTCTCTGGGTGCCCCCGAGACGGAGAGGCCCCGTCCCCTCCCGGCGGGCCTTCCGcagccggggccggggcagaTAGAGGGACCCGGGGTGAGCATAGGGGTCGGGGAGCCGCGGGCGCCGGGGGAAGGCGTGGGAAGCCGTACCTTTCCTTGGCCTCGGCGGCGCGGTCCCGCTGCCGGCGGTTCTTGAACCAGTTGCTGACCTGGGTGGTGGTGAGGCCGGTGGCCTCGGCCAGCTCCCGCTTCTCGCGGGGGGACGGGTAGGGGTTGTGGGCGTACCACTCTCGGAGGACGCTGCGGCTCTTCTCCTTGAAGCAGTAGCTGGTCTCCTCGCCGTCCCAGATGGAGCGGGGCAGCGGGAACTTGCGGCGCACCCGGTACTTGCCCACCGCCCCTAGGGGTCGCCCCCGCAGCTTCTCCGCCTCGATGTAGTGCGccttcagccagagctgctgcagcttgggGTGGTTGTGCGCCGAGAACTGGTGGCTCTCCAGGATCTTGTAGAGCTCGCGGAAGTTGCCCCGGTGGAAGGCCACCACCGCCTTGGCCTTCAGGACGCTCTCGTTCTTGTGGAGGTGCTcgcaggcagggagggaccaGAGGAACCGCCCCAGCCGCTCGATGTTGCCGCCTT
Coding sequences within it:
- the SIX2 gene encoding homeobox protein SIX2 — translated: MSMLPTFGFTQEQVACVCEVLQQGGNIERLGRFLWSLPACEHLHKNESVLKAKAVVAFHRGNFRELYKILESHQFSAHNHPKLQQLWLKAHYIEAEKLRGRPLGAVGKYRVRRKFPLPRSIWDGEETSYCFKEKSRSVLREWYAHNPYPSPREKRELAEATGLTTTQVSNWFKNRRQRDRAAEAKERENNENSNSNSHNPLSASMNGNKTVLGSSEDEKTPSGTPDHTSSSPALLLSSNPGLQPLHGLGHPQGPSAIPVPSADPMHHHSLQDSILNPMSSNLVDLGS